In Holophagales bacterium, one DNA window encodes the following:
- a CDS encoding TlpA family protein disulfide reductase, with protein sequence MALAEPEHARLSHGSEFSDVWVVRGMRAGERRAAVIAKLRDGTLRVGIRELSVTASRALEELRIPVALEGSRVAVLGVGLLESGQLRYQWRGNESVGSLSFGAEIPHLVGTPVADSATWDTAVLRGSVVVLTWWSTSCIPCVEEHPALDALARELAGEAAVRFIAISPESRGVLAAMRQRATRS encoded by the coding sequence ATGGCGCTCGCCGAGCCGGAGCACGCACGGTTGTCCCACGGTTCAGAGTTTTCGGATGTGTGGGTGGTGCGCGGAATGCGAGCGGGAGAACGGCGCGCGGCGGTCATCGCGAAACTCCGCGATGGGACCCTGAGGGTCGGAATCCGTGAACTGTCGGTGACCGCTTCGCGAGCCTTGGAGGAGTTGCGGATTCCTGTGGCCCTCGAAGGCTCCCGTGTCGCCGTGCTCGGCGTGGGCCTCCTCGAGAGTGGACAGCTTCGGTACCAGTGGCGCGGCAACGAGTCGGTCGGGAGTCTCTCGTTCGGAGCCGAGATTCCTCATCTCGTAGGCACTCCGGTAGCGGACTCGGCAACCTGGGACACGGCCGTTCTTCGAGGCAGCGTGGTCGTCCTGACTTGGTGGTCGACCTCTTGCATCCCCTGCGTCGAAGAGCATCCGGCCCTCGACGCCCTTGCCCGGGAGCTCGCGGGCGAGGCCGCGGTCCGCTTCATCGCGATTTCGCCAGAGTCGCGCGGTGTCCTGGCGGCGATGCGCCAGAGGGCGACGAGGTCGTAA
- a CDS encoding DNA alkylation repair protein, which yields MTRDEVMAKLESLADPSVRAHNRKFGAGENQFGVKLGEIRALAKKIKVDHALALELWETGNLDARLLAVLLFDLKKLARADVDRLVRAANASQLADWLNAYVVKEHPEKEALRQVWMADGDPWAARAGWALTSGRIGKSPQGLDLSALLDRIEREMPTADPAAQWTMNFCLAGIGIHFPEHRERALAIGEALGLYRDYPVSKGCTSPFAPIWIREMVSRQG from the coding sequence ATGACCCGTGACGAAGTGATGGCGAAGCTCGAGTCGCTCGCCGACCCGAGTGTGCGAGCGCACAACCGGAAGTTCGGAGCGGGGGAGAACCAGTTCGGAGTCAAGCTCGGGGAGATCCGGGCGCTCGCCAAGAAGATCAAGGTCGATCATGCGTTGGCGCTCGAGCTCTGGGAGACCGGCAACCTCGACGCGCGCCTCCTCGCCGTGCTGCTCTTCGACCTCAAGAAGCTCGCGCGCGCCGACGTCGACCGCCTCGTCCGCGCCGCGAACGCTTCGCAACTGGCCGACTGGCTGAATGCCTACGTCGTCAAGGAGCACCCGGAGAAGGAAGCCCTGCGGCAGGTGTGGATGGCCGACGGCGACCCCTGGGCCGCCCGCGCCGGCTGGGCCCTCACCTCCGGGCGGATCGGCAAGAGCCCGCAGGGGCTCGACCTGTCCGCCCTGCTCGACCGGATCGAGCGTGAGATGCCGACGGCCGATCCGGCGGCGCAGTGGACGATGAACTTCTGCCTCGCCGGCATCGGCATTCACTTCCCCGAGCACCGCGAACGCGCCCTCGCCATCGGCGAGGCCCTCGGGCTCTATCGCGACTATCCCGTCTCGAAGGGCTGCACGTCGCCTTTCGCGCCGATCTGGATCCGCGAGATGGTGAGCCGACAGGGCTGA
- a CDS encoding BrnT family toxin: MARSPRFEWDPLPDLLDRRRHGSSSAEVVSVFVDLHALLIDDHDHFHGAGRFVLLGLSSSLRVLFICHCDRAKGGVGRLISAGKASRKEQIKCVARLES, translated from the coding sequence ATGGCGCGGAGCCCCCGCTTCGAGTGGGATCCGCTGCCAGACCTTCTCGACCGGCGCCGCCATGGGTCTTCCTCTGCTGAGGTCGTGTCGGTGTTCGTTGACCTCCATGCGCTCCTGATCGACGACCACGATCATTTCCACGGCGCAGGCCGGTTCGTCCTTCTCGGCCTGAGCTCGTCCCTTCGAGTGCTGTTCATCTGCCACTGCGATCGCGCCAAGGGCGGCGTTGGTCGCCTCATCTCGGCCGGCAAGGCCAGTCGGAAGGAGCAGATCAAGTGCGTCGCGAGGCTCGAGTCATGA
- a CDS encoding CocE/NonD family hydrolase: MLGSIVSPVRAETPPAAGTYAAFPSETPEKLTPATESFDFVRREEMIPMRDGVKLHTVILVPRGAHDAPILLTRTPYDASALTGHAESSHLGPVLQGYDNATDLIVEGGYIRVVQDVRGKYGSEGDYVMNRPLSGPQNPTPVDHATDTWDTIDWLVKNLPESNGRVGILGISYDGFLPLMALVDPHPALKVAVPMNPMVDGWRGDDWFHNGAFRQQNMPYFYNQVGTRKSDVKWWTSHFDDYDAFLSAGSAGELGRRHGLEQIGFWRKILAHPAYDAFWRDQAVDRVLADRPLTAPVMLVHSLWDQEDIYGALAVYRALEPKDTANDRVYLVLGPWHHGQAIGDGSSLGPLRFGSDTALTFRRDILGPFLERYLRVGTPSAIIPPVAAFETGTNVWRQLSSWPSGCASGCEPKPTPLYLRAGLTVGFDPPSAPERGEEPFDEYISDPAKPVPYRARPIQPIGYGAGMTWSQWLVDDQREASGRPDVLAYTGEVLKAPVKISGQPVVHLIASTSGTDSDWVVKLIDVYPDEVAAQPELGGYQLMVAADVFRGRYRESLETPAPLVPGAPLAYSFALPTANHVFLPGHRIMVQIQSSWFPLYDRNPQSFVPSLFEAKPQDYRRAVQRVYRAPGQASTIELPVVAQP, from the coding sequence ATGTTGGGGTCGATCGTCTCGCCGGTCCGGGCCGAGACCCCGCCCGCCGCGGGGACCTACGCCGCCTTCCCGAGCGAGACGCCGGAGAAGCTCACGCCGGCGACGGAGAGCTTCGACTTCGTGCGGCGCGAGGAGATGATCCCGATGCGCGACGGGGTCAAGCTCCACACCGTCATCCTCGTGCCGCGCGGCGCGCACGACGCGCCGATCCTGCTGACCCGTACGCCCTACGACGCCAGCGCGCTCACCGGCCACGCCGAGAGCTCGCACCTCGGGCCGGTCCTGCAGGGCTACGACAACGCCACCGACCTGATCGTCGAGGGCGGCTACATCCGCGTCGTCCAGGACGTGCGCGGCAAGTACGGCTCGGAGGGCGACTACGTGATGAACCGCCCGCTCTCCGGACCGCAGAACCCGACCCCGGTCGACCATGCGACCGACACCTGGGACACGATCGACTGGCTGGTCAAGAACCTTCCGGAGAGCAACGGTCGGGTCGGCATCCTCGGCATCTCGTACGACGGCTTCCTGCCGCTCATGGCGCTCGTCGATCCGCACCCCGCCCTCAAGGTGGCGGTGCCGATGAACCCGATGGTCGACGGCTGGCGAGGCGACGACTGGTTCCACAACGGCGCCTTCCGGCAGCAGAACATGCCGTACTTCTACAACCAGGTCGGGACGCGCAAGTCGGACGTGAAGTGGTGGACGAGCCACTTCGACGACTACGACGCCTTCCTTTCGGCGGGCTCGGCCGGGGAGCTCGGACGGCGGCACGGACTCGAGCAGATCGGCTTCTGGCGGAAGATCCTCGCTCACCCGGCCTATGACGCCTTCTGGCGCGATCAGGCGGTCGACCGTGTCCTCGCGGACCGGCCGCTCACCGCGCCCGTGATGCTCGTCCACAGCCTCTGGGACCAGGAGGACATCTACGGCGCGCTCGCCGTCTACCGGGCGCTCGAGCCGAAAGACACCGCCAACGATCGTGTCTACCTGGTGCTCGGGCCCTGGCACCATGGCCAGGCGATCGGCGACGGCAGCTCGCTCGGCCCGTTGCGGTTCGGCAGCGACACGGCGCTGACCTTCCGGCGCGACATTCTGGGTCCGTTCCTCGAGCGGTACCTGCGGGTGGGGACCCCGTCCGCCATCATTCCGCCCGTCGCTGCCTTCGAAACCGGAACCAACGTCTGGCGGCAGCTCTCCTCCTGGCCCTCCGGCTGCGCAAGCGGTTGCGAGCCGAAGCCGACGCCGCTCTACCTCCGGGCTGGCCTGACGGTGGGTTTCGATCCGCCGTCGGCTCCCGAGAGGGGCGAGGAGCCGTTCGACGAGTACATCTCCGATCCCGCCAAGCCGGTCCCGTACCGCGCGCGACCGATCCAGCCGATCGGCTACGGCGCGGGGATGACCTGGTCTCAATGGCTCGTCGACGACCAGCGCGAGGCATCCGGCCGCCCCGACGTGCTGGCCTACACGGGCGAGGTCCTGAAGGCGCCGGTGAAGATCAGCGGACAGCCGGTCGTCCACCTGATCGCCTCGACCAGCGGAACGGACTCCGACTGGGTGGTCAAGTTGATCGACGTCTACCCGGACGAAGTGGCCGCGCAGCCCGAGCTCGGTGGCTATCAGCTCATGGTCGCGGCCGACGTCTTCCGCGGTCGCTACCGTGAGAGCCTCGAGACGCCGGCACCGCTCGTGCCGGGCGCGCCGCTCGCGTATTCCTTCGCTCTGCCGACAGCCAACCACGTCTTCCTGCCGGGGCACCGGATCATGGTGCAGATCCAGTCGAGCTGGTTCCCGCTCTACGACCGCAATCCGCAGAGCTTCGTGCCGAGCCTCTTCGAAGCGAAGCCGCAGGACTACCGGCGAGCGGTGCAGCGCGTCTATCGCGCCCCCGGGCAGGCGAGCACGATCGAATTGCCGGTCGTCGCGCAGCCGTGA
- a CDS encoding DUF58 domain-containing protein: MTSVAVASLDTSVRRSLGRAARIRAAAVRLRSWFASRPAPEGIRITRVGLSYLLLAVLVAAAAANTGNNALYMVLASMLGLLVVSGLSSRANLRRLAIDLELPEEVFARRPSLAGFTVQHRGKWLPRWLLQITVDGSGRARLVPFLVPGGRARGRVELLFPRRGRQRLRSAHVASLFPLGLFRKGLRYPLDRELLIYPELFPAGGVELDRGGLSGEESSRRAGWGHELHGLRAFRTGDDPRSIHWKQTARLGSLVFTEREAEETLRLSILLDNAIGARPEAALAARFEVLVSEAATAAVDHLARGYDVELVTRDRFLPFAGGPRQRRTILETLALLGPVPVVRGELAASDPAARQLRLAAPGGGR, from the coding sequence ATGACGTCGGTCGCCGTCGCTTCGCTCGACACGTCGGTTCGCCGCTCGCTGGGAAGGGCGGCGAGGATCCGCGCCGCCGCGGTGCGTCTGCGGAGCTGGTTCGCCTCCCGCCCGGCGCCGGAGGGGATCCGCATCACCCGCGTCGGCTTGAGCTACTTGCTGCTCGCCGTGCTGGTGGCCGCCGCCGCGGCCAACACCGGCAACAATGCGCTCTACATGGTCCTGGCGTCGATGCTCGGATTGCTGGTCGTCTCGGGTCTGTCGTCGCGCGCCAACCTGCGCCGGCTGGCCATCGACCTCGAGCTGCCGGAGGAGGTGTTCGCCCGCCGTCCCTCCCTCGCCGGGTTCACCGTGCAGCATCGAGGCAAGTGGCTGCCGCGCTGGCTGCTGCAGATCACCGTCGACGGTTCGGGTCGGGCGCGGCTCGTCCCCTTCCTGGTGCCGGGCGGACGGGCGCGCGGCAGGGTCGAGCTGCTTTTCCCGCGACGAGGCCGGCAGCGGCTGCGCTCGGCCCATGTCGCCAGCCTCTTCCCCCTCGGGCTCTTCCGGAAGGGGTTGCGCTACCCGCTCGACCGCGAGCTGCTGATCTACCCCGAGCTTTTCCCGGCCGGCGGGGTCGAGCTCGATCGCGGCGGGTTGTCGGGTGAGGAGTCGTCGCGTCGCGCCGGTTGGGGGCACGAGCTGCACGGGCTGCGGGCCTTCCGGACGGGCGACGACCCGCGCTCGATCCACTGGAAGCAGACGGCCCGGCTGGGTAGCCTGGTCTTCACCGAGCGCGAGGCCGAGGAGACGTTGCGCCTCTCGATTCTGCTCGACAACGCGATCGGCGCCCGGCCGGAAGCGGCGCTCGCGGCGCGCTTCGAGGTGCTGGTGAGCGAGGCGGCGACCGCGGCCGTCGACCATCTCGCCCGCGGCTACGACGTCGAGCTGGTGACCCGCGACCGCTTCCTGCCCTTCGCCGGCGGTCCGCGGCAGCGGCGGACGATTCTCGAGACGCTGGCGCTGCTCGGCCCCGTGCCGGTCGTCCGCGGTGAGCTCGCGGCGAGCGACCCGGCGGCTCGGCAGCTCCGCCTGGCGGCGCCGGGAGGCGGTCGGTGA
- a CDS encoding class I fructose-bisphosphate aldolase has protein sequence MGEIAKITQLLGAEAESLLSHRCAGVPKETIRIPGPDQVDACFAVSDRIPPVLVNLQRIHGTGRLAGTGYVSILPVDQGIEHSAAASFAPEPVYFDPENIVRLAIEGGCNAVACTLGGLGLVARKFAHKIPFVVKINHNQLLTYPNGARQTMFAQIEQCWDMGAAAVGATIYFGSDDADREIEEVGQAFAAAHELGMATILWCYLRNPSFKQGDVDHHTAADLTAQANHLGVTLGADIIKQKLPTHNGGYNAFKGFGKTHKKVYGTLVAEHPIDYVRWQVVNCYMGKIGMINSGGASSGESDLAEAVRTAVINKRGGGMGLISGRKAFQRPMKEGAALLHAIQDVYLTSEVTIA, from the coding sequence ATGGGAGAGATTGCCAAGATCACGCAGTTGCTCGGCGCCGAGGCCGAGAGTCTGCTGAGCCACCGCTGTGCGGGAGTGCCGAAGGAGACGATCCGCATCCCCGGGCCGGACCAGGTCGACGCCTGTTTCGCCGTCTCGGACCGCATTCCCCCGGTGCTGGTCAATCTGCAGCGAATTCACGGGACCGGGCGCCTGGCGGGGACCGGCTACGTCTCGATCCTGCCGGTCGACCAGGGGATCGAGCACTCGGCCGCTGCCTCGTTCGCGCCGGAGCCGGTGTATTTCGACCCGGAGAACATCGTGCGGCTGGCGATCGAGGGGGGCTGCAACGCGGTGGCCTGCACGCTCGGCGGGCTCGGGCTGGTGGCCCGGAAGTTCGCGCACAAGATCCCGTTCGTGGTGAAGATCAACCACAACCAGCTTCTGACCTACCCGAACGGGGCGCGGCAGACGATGTTCGCGCAGATCGAGCAGTGCTGGGACATGGGGGCCGCGGCCGTCGGTGCGACGATCTACTTCGGCTCCGACGACGCCGACCGCGAGATCGAGGAGGTCGGTCAGGCCTTCGCCGCGGCGCACGAGCTCGGGATGGCCACCATTCTCTGGTGCTATCTGCGCAACCCCAGCTTCAAGCAGGGCGATGTCGACCACCACACGGCGGCTGACCTGACCGCGCAGGCGAACCATCTCGGCGTGACCCTCGGGGCCGACATCATCAAGCAGAAGCTGCCGACCCACAACGGCGGCTACAACGCCTTCAAGGGTTTCGGCAAGACGCACAAGAAGGTCTATGGCACGCTGGTGGCCGAGCATCCGATCGACTACGTGCGCTGGCAGGTGGTCAACTGCTACATGGGCAAGATCGGCATGATCAACTCCGGCGGCGCCTCCTCCGGCGAGAGCGACCTCGCCGAAGCGGTGCGCACGGCGGTCATCAACAAGCGCGGCGGCGGCATGGGCCTCATCTCCGGTCGCAAGGCGTTCCAGCGCCCGATGAAGGAAGGTGCCGCCCTCCTTCACGCCATCCAGGACGTCTACCTCACGTCCGAGGTCACCATCGCCTGA
- a CDS encoding CoA transferase: protein MQLPLAGIRVLELGQLLAGPFAGTLLAYFGAEVVKVEPPGAGDPIRGWRLLDDSGTSYWWRSVGRNKLCVTADLRQEEGRALVRRLAASCQVLIENFRPGTMERWGLGPDDLAAENPGLVYARVSGYGQTGPSSPLPGYASVCEAVGGLRYLTGHPGEPPVRANLSLGDTLAGLHAALGIAFALLGRQQGGSDGAGQVVDVALVESVFNCLEATVPEFSGRGVVRQPSGTTITGVVPTNLYPCRDGRHVVIGGTGEAIYRRFMRAIGREDLAADPGLATNAGRVARQVEIDEAIAEWTRGRELSEVLATMAAAAVPAGSVHRVDDLVADPHLQARGMFEATPVGDRSLILPALAPKLGSTPGRTLWAGPELGAHNRLVWGEWLGLGPTELADLAARGVI from the coding sequence CTGCAGCTGCCGCTCGCCGGCATCCGGGTCCTCGAGCTCGGCCAGCTCCTCGCCGGGCCGTTCGCCGGCACGCTGCTCGCGTACTTCGGGGCCGAAGTCGTCAAGGTCGAGCCGCCGGGGGCCGGCGATCCGATCCGTGGCTGGCGGCTGCTCGACGACAGCGGCACGTCGTACTGGTGGCGAAGCGTCGGGCGCAACAAACTCTGCGTCACCGCGGACCTTCGTCAGGAGGAAGGGCGAGCGCTGGTGCGCCGCCTCGCCGCCTCCTGCCAGGTGCTGATCGAGAACTTCCGCCCGGGGACGATGGAGCGCTGGGGGCTGGGCCCCGACGACCTCGCGGCGGAGAATCCGGGGCTCGTCTACGCGCGCGTCTCCGGCTACGGCCAGACCGGGCCGTCCTCGCCGCTTCCCGGATATGCCTCGGTCTGCGAGGCGGTCGGCGGTCTGCGCTATCTCACGGGGCATCCCGGCGAGCCGCCGGTCCGCGCGAATCTCTCGCTCGGCGACACGCTGGCCGGTCTGCACGCCGCGCTCGGGATCGCCTTCGCGCTCCTCGGTCGCCAGCAGGGGGGGAGCGACGGAGCGGGCCAGGTGGTCGACGTGGCGCTCGTCGAGTCGGTCTTCAACTGTCTCGAGGCGACCGTGCCCGAGTTCTCCGGCCGCGGCGTGGTGCGGCAACCTTCGGGAACGACGATCACCGGGGTCGTTCCCACCAACCTCTATCCCTGCCGGGATGGCCGTCACGTCGTCATCGGCGGCACCGGGGAGGCGATCTATCGGCGCTTCATGCGGGCGATCGGCCGCGAGGACCTGGCGGCGGACCCCGGGCTGGCGACCAACGCCGGGCGGGTGGCGCGCCAGGTCGAGATCGACGAGGCGATCGCGGAGTGGACGCGCGGGCGCGAGCTGTCCGAAGTGCTGGCGACGATGGCCGCGGCGGCGGTGCCGGCCGGGTCGGTCCATCGCGTCGACGATCTCGTCGCCGATCCGCACCTCCAGGCGCGGGGCATGTTCGAAGCGACACCGGTCGGGGATCGGTCGCTGATCCTGCCCGCGCTGGCTCCCAAGCTCGGCTCGACGCCCGGTCGCACGCTGTGGGCCGGGCCGGAGCTCGGCGCCCACAACCGTCTGGTCTGGGGCGAGTGGTTGGGGCTCGGGCCCACCGAGCTCGCCGACCTCGCCGCCCGAGGCGTGATTTGA
- a CDS encoding PD40 domain-containing protein has translation MPRIRSILLALLAFWPPTAAVAGEITRVSVDSAGVEANLGSLGRPSISSDGRFVAFASDASNLVEADTNGTTDVFVRDRETGTTSRVSVSSNGVEGNALSYSPSVSVDGRFVAFSSDASNLVGSDTNGSRDVFVHDRQAGTTTRASLAGNGAQANGVSLGSVISGDGRFVAFFSVATNLVANDTNGTFDVFVHDLLTGATTRVSVSSAGGQASAGSFSPSISGDGRFVAFDSLASNLVSGDTNASWDCFVHDRQTGTTSRVSVDNSGAQGNGTSNETSISADGRYVAFISGASNLVAADANGVADVFVHDRQTGMTTRVSVVESGAEANGASGGPSISDDGRFIAFASDASNLVPADWNGVTDVFRRDLPLGTVVLVSAAFPEAQANGQSSYLSISGDGHSVAFDSTASNLVPDDTNGVDDIFIERLEIFSDGFELGGLEAWSGADGQGW, from the coding sequence ATGCCTCGAATCCGCTCGATTCTTCTCGCCCTCCTGGCTTTCTGGCCGCCCACCGCCGCGGTCGCGGGCGAGATCACGCGAGTCTCCGTCGATTCGGCAGGCGTCGAGGCGAACCTCGGCAGCCTTGGTCGCCCGTCGATCTCCAGCGATGGCCGTTTCGTGGCCTTCGCCTCCGATGCCAGCAACCTCGTCGAGGCAGACACGAACGGGACCACGGACGTCTTCGTCCGCGACCGCGAGACCGGAACGACTTCGCGGGTTTCGGTAAGCAGCAATGGTGTCGAAGGGAACGCTCTCAGCTATTCTCCTTCGGTCTCCGTCGATGGCCGTTTCGTGGCGTTCTCTTCGGATGCAAGCAATCTGGTCGGATCGGACACCAACGGGTCCCGGGACGTCTTCGTCCACGACCGTCAGGCCGGGACGACGACAAGGGCCTCACTCGCCGGGAATGGAGCCCAGGCGAACGGCGTCAGTCTCGGATCCGTGATTTCCGGAGACGGGCGATTCGTGGCCTTCTTCTCCGTCGCCACCAACCTGGTCGCAAATGACACCAACGGCACCTTCGATGTTTTCGTTCACGACCTCCTCACGGGGGCGACCACGCGGGTCTCGGTGAGCAGCGCCGGGGGGCAAGCAAGCGCCGGCAGTTTCTCGCCGTCGATCTCGGGCGACGGTCGTTTCGTGGCCTTTGACTCGCTTGCCAGCAACCTCGTCTCGGGAGACACGAACGCAAGCTGGGACTGCTTCGTTCACGATCGTCAGACGGGAACGACCTCGCGCGTCTCGGTAGACAACAGCGGCGCGCAGGGGAACGGTACGAGCAACGAGACTTCGATCTCCGCCGACGGCCGGTACGTGGCATTCATTTCCGGTGCCAGCAATCTCGTCGCGGCAGACGCGAACGGGGTCGCCGACGTCTTTGTCCACGACCGCCAAACGGGAATGACGACACGAGTTTCCGTCGTCGAGAGCGGTGCGGAGGCGAACGGCGCAAGTGGCGGGCCTTCGATCTCGGACGACGGGCGGTTCATCGCCTTCGCGAGCGACGCGAGCAACCTCGTTCCGGCGGACTGGAACGGAGTTACCGACGTCTTCCGGCGCGATCTCCCGTTGGGGACAGTGGTCCTCGTGTCAGCTGCCTTTCCCGAAGCCCAGGCGAATGGTCAGAGCTCCTACCTGTCGATCTCCGGCGACGGTCACTCCGTGGCGTTCGATTCGACGGCAAGCAATCTCGTCCCAGACGACACGAACGGGGTCGACGACATCTTCATTGAGCGTCTCGAGATCTTCAGCGATGGATTCGAGCTCGGAGGACTCGAGGCGTGGTCGGGGGCGGACGGGCAGGGGTGGTAA
- a CDS encoding DUF3488 domain-containing protein has product MTFAREKRLWLGALSLLAPLPLPLNGAAAWAAVALFGLAVAVQLRRAWLGRESWLPNWALNALGFAYLPVLIAEALAFGRSQPLRPVVHLILFALAAKLFSLRRERDKWQALVGVFFLFLSAMATSVHPSVVLYLVAFLALAVVALLRFAFLHLLASFGHQELPATPFPVGRFLVLAVGGTLLAAVPLFAILPRVRTPLVTAPAGFTGPPDRTAGFSDEMSLDLIGRIRENTAVALRLVPARQTPRPESIRLKAATYERWEGRSWGRSPREEGILPERFLGFRLAPGEPVGEMRIFLEPLGTTGLALPVETIAVDADLPTLDVDRGGAALLRFAPTRQVEYVALLGPRPLSAAVEPEADDPTLDRAGVTPEIAELAGRWAGEGTPLVQAGRLEARFHRELRYSTAFVGRGGADPIGDFLFRTREGHCEYFASAMVLTLRARGIPARLVTGFYGAEESLWESALIVRQSNAHAWVEAYVDGRWQVFDPTPPSGMPGASPADFLLYARQALDGLVFQWDRYVLGFDFDDQVGLIGALRAAWDRLMEQLRRPEPPPAAPTTPVVVPAGGASGAAPAWGRRALVLTAVLSPVAAAAVVWFARRRRAAWTATDGYSRLRRSLRSAGLRVGASVPPLALADAAAARFPQVAAPVTELVALYLRESFAGCAATEEELARARSGLATIDRALALARRARRRGNR; this is encoded by the coding sequence GTGACCTTCGCGCGCGAGAAGCGACTCTGGCTCGGAGCGCTGTCCCTCCTGGCTCCGTTGCCCCTGCCGCTCAACGGGGCGGCGGCCTGGGCAGCGGTCGCGCTCTTCGGGCTCGCCGTCGCCGTGCAGCTCCGCCGCGCCTGGTTGGGGCGGGAGAGCTGGTTGCCGAACTGGGCGCTCAACGCGCTGGGGTTCGCCTACCTGCCGGTGCTGATCGCCGAGGCGCTGGCCTTCGGAAGGTCGCAGCCGCTGCGACCGGTCGTCCACCTGATCCTCTTCGCGCTCGCCGCGAAGCTCTTCTCGTTGCGCCGCGAGCGGGACAAGTGGCAGGCGCTCGTCGGCGTCTTCTTCCTCTTCCTTTCGGCGATGGCCACCAGCGTCCATCCGTCGGTGGTGCTCTATCTCGTCGCCTTCCTGGCGCTCGCCGTGGTGGCGCTCTTGCGCTTCGCCTTCCTGCACCTGCTGGCAAGCTTCGGCCACCAGGAGCTGCCGGCGACGCCGTTCCCCGTCGGACGCTTCCTCGTGCTCGCTGTCGGCGGCACCCTCCTCGCCGCCGTGCCGCTCTTCGCCATCCTGCCGCGCGTGCGGACCCCGCTCGTCACCGCGCCCGCCGGGTTCACCGGTCCGCCGGACCGGACCGCGGGCTTCTCCGACGAGATGAGCCTCGACCTCATCGGCCGGATCCGCGAGAACACCGCGGTCGCCTTGCGCCTGGTGCCGGCGCGGCAGACGCCGCGTCCCGAGTCGATCCGCCTCAAGGCCGCCACCTACGAGCGCTGGGAAGGGCGGTCGTGGGGGCGTTCGCCGCGCGAGGAGGGGATCCTGCCCGAGCGCTTCCTCGGCTTCCGGCTCGCTCCGGGGGAGCCGGTGGGGGAGATGCGGATCTTCCTCGAGCCGCTCGGTACCACCGGGCTCGCTCTGCCGGTCGAGACGATCGCCGTCGACGCCGACCTGCCGACCCTCGATGTCGACCGCGGTGGCGCGGCGCTGCTGCGTTTCGCGCCGACGCGCCAGGTCGAGTACGTCGCTCTCCTCGGCCCACGACCGCTGAGCGCCGCCGTGGAGCCGGAGGCCGACGACCCGACGCTCGATCGCGCCGGCGTCACGCCGGAGATCGCCGAGTTGGCGGGGCGTTGGGCGGGGGAGGGAACGCCGCTCGTTCAGGCCGGGCGGCTCGAGGCGCGGTTCCACCGTGAGCTGCGCTACTCGACGGCGTTCGTCGGGCGCGGCGGAGCGGATCCGATCGGCGACTTCCTCTTCCGCACCCGCGAAGGCCACTGCGAGTACTTCGCTTCGGCGATGGTACTGACGCTGCGTGCCCGCGGCATCCCGGCGCGGCTGGTGACCGGCTTCTACGGGGCCGAGGAGAGCCTCTGGGAGTCGGCGCTGATCGTCCGCCAGAGCAACGCGCACGCCTGGGTCGAGGCGTACGTCGACGGCCGCTGGCAGGTCTTCGACCCGACACCGCCGTCCGGCATGCCCGGCGCGTCGCCGGCCGACTTCCTGCTCTATGCCCGGCAGGCGCTCGACGGGCTGGTCTTCCAGTGGGACCGCTACGTGTTGGGCTTCGACTTCGACGACCAGGTGGGTCTGATCGGTGCGTTGCGCGCCGCCTGGGATCGTCTGATGGAGCAACTGCGCCGGCCGGAGCCGCCACCGGCCGCTCCCACGACGCCGGTCGTGGTCCCGGCCGGTGGTGCCAGCGGTGCCGCGCCGGCCTGGGGACGACGAGCGCTTGTCCTCACGGCCGTGCTGTCGCCGGTGGCCGCGGCGGCGGTGGTCTGGTTCGCACGGCGGCGCCGTGCCGCGTGGACGGCAACCGACGGTTACTCTCGTCTGCGCCGCTCGCTGCGCAGTGCCGGCCTGCGGGTCGGCGCTTCCGTGCCGCCTCTGGCGCTCGCCGACGCCGCAGCGGCACGATTTCCGCAGGTCGCCGCGCCGGTCACCGAGTTGGTCGCGCTCTATCTGCGCGAGAGCTTTGCCGGCTGCGCGGCGACCGAGGAGGAGCTGGCGCGAGCGCGCTCCGGTCTGGCCACGATCGACCGGGCGCTCGCCCTGGCTCGCCGCGCTCGCCGTCGCGGCAACCGGTGA